From a single Rosa rugosa chromosome 7, drRosRugo1.1, whole genome shotgun sequence genomic region:
- the LOC133723321 gene encoding uncharacterized protein LOC133723321, which translates to MAARKRASTNSSSSTQTKPSDREPPKTQEAPISAPKSGVILKLTALFSVPYFYLVLYHYKIEQELRNSILINAALSLAAFFVTVKLIPVASRYVLRRNLFGYDINKKGTPQGTIKVPESLGIVVGIVFLVFSILFQYFNFTADSNWLVEYNAALASICLMVLLGFVDDVLDVPWRVKLILPSIAALPLLMAYAGHTTIIIPKPLVPYVGLEVWDLGWMYKLYMGLLAVFCTNSINIHAGLNGLEVGQTVVIASAILIHNIMQIGASVDFEYKMAHAFSIYLAQPLLATSLALFSYNWYPSSAFVGDTYTYFAGMTMAVVGILGHFSETLLIFFLPQVLNFLLSLPQLAGIIPCPRHRLPRFDPETGLLTGTNDGTLVNLFLRQFGRMTEKKLCVYLLVFQALACCFCFLLRYFLAGWYK; encoded by the exons ATGGCCGCTCGGAAGCGAGCTTCAACAAACTCGTCCTCCTCGACTCAGACCAAACCAAGCGATCGCGAGCCACCCAAAACCCAAGAAGCGCCAATCTCAGCACCCAAGTCTGGTGTGATTCTCAAGCTGACGGCGTTGTTCTCCGTCCCCTACTTTTACCTGGTCTTGTACCATTACAAGATTGAGCAGGAGCTCAGAAATTCGATTCTGATCAATGCCGCCCTCAGCCTCGCGGCGTTCTTCGTCACCGTTAAGTTGATCCCTGTGGCTTCTAGATACGTTCTCAGGCGCAATCTGTTTGGCTACGATATTAACAAAAAGGGTACTCCTCAGGGTACTATTAAAGT GCCAGAGTCGTTGGGCATTGTTGTTGGAATTGTCTTCTTGGTCTTTTCGATATTATTTCAGTATTTCAACTTCACTGCAGATTCAAAT TGGCTTGTTGAGTACAATGCAGCATTAGCCTCCATATGCCTTATGGTATTGCTGGGATTTGTAGATGATGTTCTTGATGTACCGTGGAGAGT GAAATTAATACTGCCATCAATTGCAGCTTTACCTCTGCTGATGGCTTATGCTGGACATACAACTATTATCATACCGAAGCCTCTTGTTCCATATGTTGGGCTAGAGGTCTGGGATCTAG GATGGATGTATAAACTATATATGGGACTTTTGGCGGTTTTCTGTACAAACTCAATTAATATTCATGCTGGATTGAATGGTCTTGAAGTTGGCCAGACAGTTGTAATTGCATCTGCT ATTTTAATACACAATATCATGCAAATTGGAGCATCTGTAGATTTTGAGTACAAGATGGCACACGCATTCTCTATATATCTTGCCCAACCCTTACTGGCAACCTCCTTGGCATTGTTCTCTTACAACTG GTATCCTTCTTCAGCTTTTGTTGGAGATACTTACACATACTTTGCTGGGATGACTATGGCTGTAGTTGGGATTCTTGGCCATTTTAG TGAAACGCTCCTGATTTTCTTTCTCCCTCAAGTCTTGAACTTTCTCTTGTCGCTGCCCCAG CTTGCTGGGATCATTCCATGTCCGCGCCATCGTCTCCCAAG GTTCGATCCTGAAACTGGACTGCTGACTGGGACAAATGATGGGACGCTTGTAAACTTGTTCCTAAGACAATTTGGCAGGATGACAGAGAAGAAACTTTGTGTTTATCTTCTCGTTTTCCAG GCTCTAGCATGCTGCTTCTGTTTCCTGTTGAGATACTTCCTTGCTGGTTGGTATAAATGA